The proteins below are encoded in one region of Clostridium estertheticum:
- a CDS encoding beta-L-arabinofuranosidase domain-containing protein, producing the protein MIKLHFEKLSRFERLNEPCCVAIPFRQGILKELSKVSITDGEKSVPSQCRSTAKWPDNSVKWLLVNFLANLPGNKGKDYYCDLENENDSLEYNAVKVKEHNGRLCLDTGEININFSKIGEVGIFNNIKYKNFEYGNGDIVGPSIYDNNDEVFKATVGKQGFEIIEDGPIRVVVQTKGKHYNESGKSLIDYVLRIYAFAGKPWIRMDYQIINREEGEQQELKGIEINIKNNKVKGEKVDTTLGISNYASDITYGENEETLKHLIDARQLVYEANEHIPETFYGTFWADIKNENKGGVCATIYQAQQNFPKALEVNECGIKISILPKESGGLRLLQGMAKTHKVFLHFHDENTSVQGLNVRSLQFQMPDRPVLEPDIYKEAGVFEEVFVENKIDKLEISLINKADARGKAYGILHWGDAPDPGYTLQGRGNGEPVWTNNEYDFPHAVMLMYARSKERRMLDYMLVTAEHWMDVDVCHYSNDPLRYEAQITHSASHVSGKVEPSHEWVEGLLDYYHQTGEYLAYKAAIGIGENVLRQLELPKFKQKGGINARETGWALRTLVALYKETNDEKWLEPAEKIIQHFEDWKEEYGGWLAPYTDHTTIRIPFMIAVAVGSLMRYYRIRPQEKIKGMILDAVTDMVDNCILENGLFYYKELPSLRRMGNNTLVLEALADAYELTGDVNFIKSGLATFYKEAMNGVKSSVGGKRIVGDAVIMQGPGPKGFAQSFYPIVSFYRAAVKSGIIGKENFRFIV; encoded by the coding sequence ATGATTAAGTTGCATTTTGAGAAGTTGTCTAGATTTGAGCGGTTAAATGAGCCTTGTTGCGTAGCAATTCCTTTTAGGCAAGGAATTCTTAAGGAATTGTCGAAAGTATCAATTACCGATGGGGAGAAATCTGTTCCAAGTCAATGTAGGTCTACAGCAAAATGGCCAGATAATTCGGTAAAATGGCTATTGGTAAATTTTTTAGCTAATTTACCTGGAAATAAAGGCAAAGATTATTATTGTGATTTGGAAAATGAAAACGATTCACTTGAATATAATGCTGTTAAGGTTAAAGAGCACAATGGAAGGTTATGTTTAGATACAGGCGAAATTAATATTAATTTTAGTAAGATAGGTGAAGTAGGTATTTTTAATAACATAAAATATAAGAATTTTGAATATGGTAATGGTGATATAGTAGGTCCTAGTATATATGATAATAATGATGAAGTCTTTAAAGCTACTGTTGGAAAACAGGGCTTTGAGATAATAGAAGATGGACCTATCCGCGTAGTTGTACAAACCAAAGGAAAACATTATAACGAATCAGGTAAAAGCTTAATTGATTATGTTTTAAGGATATATGCGTTTGCAGGAAAACCATGGATAAGAATGGATTATCAAATTATAAATCGCGAAGAAGGAGAACAGCAGGAATTAAAGGGAATAGAAATCAACATAAAAAACAATAAAGTCAAAGGAGAAAAAGTTGATACAACCCTTGGAATATCAAATTATGCTAGCGACATCACTTACGGTGAAAATGAAGAAACACTTAAGCATTTAATTGATGCGAGGCAGCTGGTTTATGAAGCGAATGAACATATACCAGAGACTTTCTATGGAACGTTTTGGGCGGATATTAAAAATGAAAACAAAGGTGGAGTTTGCGCTACGATTTATCAAGCACAACAAAACTTTCCTAAAGCATTGGAAGTTAATGAGTGCGGCATTAAAATTAGTATATTACCAAAGGAATCAGGTGGTTTAAGACTTCTACAAGGAATGGCAAAAACCCATAAAGTGTTTTTGCATTTTCACGATGAGAATACAAGTGTGCAAGGGCTAAATGTGAGGAGCTTACAATTTCAGATGCCAGATAGACCTGTGTTAGAACCTGATATTTATAAAGAGGCAGGAGTATTTGAAGAGGTATTTGTTGAAAACAAAATAGATAAATTGGAAATATCACTTATAAATAAGGCTGATGCAAGAGGCAAGGCTTATGGAATTCTACATTGGGGAGATGCACCTGACCCTGGATATACGCTACAGGGGAGAGGAAATGGTGAGCCAGTTTGGACTAATAATGAATATGACTTTCCACATGCAGTAATGCTTATGTATGCAAGAAGCAAAGAAAGACGAATGTTAGATTATATGCTTGTAACTGCAGAGCACTGGATGGATGTTGATGTATGTCATTATAGTAATGATCCGTTAAGATATGAGGCACAGATAACCCACTCTGCGAGTCATGTAAGTGGTAAAGTAGAGCCAAGTCATGAGTGGGTAGAAGGGTTACTCGATTACTATCATCAAACTGGTGAATACTTAGCCTATAAGGCAGCAATAGGAATTGGTGAAAATGTACTACGTCAATTAGAATTACCAAAATTCAAGCAAAAGGGAGGCATAAATGCAAGAGAAACCGGTTGGGCATTAAGAACCTTAGTAGCACTTTACAAAGAAACAAACGATGAAAAGTGGCTAGAACCAGCTGAAAAAATTATACAACATTTTGAAGATTGGAAAGAAGAGTATGGTGGGTGGCTAGCTCCTTATACAGATCATACTACAATAAGAATTCCTTTTATGATAGCCGTTGCAGTAGGGAGCTTAATGAGATACTACCGAATAAGACCTCAGGAAAAGATAAAAGGAATGATTTTGGATGCAGTAACTGATATGGTTGATAACTGTATATTAGAAAATGGGTTGTTCTACTATAAAGAACTTCCAAGCCTAAGGAGAATGGGAAATAATACGCTTGTGTTAGAGGCTCTTGCGGATGCATATGAACTTACAGGAGATGTTAATTTTATTAAGAGCGGACTTGCAACTTTTTATAAAGAAGCGATGAATGGTGTTAAATCTTCTGTTGGTGGCAAACGAATTGTTGGTGATGCAGTCATTATGCAAGGACCTGGTCCTAAAGGGTTTGCACAAAGTTTTTATCCAATAGTTTCATTTTACCGCGCTGCTGTAAAATCAGGGATAATAGGTAAAGAAAATTTTAGATTTATAGTATAA
- the rhaA gene encoding L-rhamnose isomerase produces MNIKEKYEMSKKEYEKWGLDVDKILEELSKVKISIHCWQGDDVTGFEKTQNALSGGIAATGNYPGKAKNGEELRKDLDKALSLIPGKHKVNLHAIYAETDGEVVERDQLKPEHFKKWVDWAKKNGLGLDFNPTIFSHPNAADGLTLSSPDKEIRDFWIRHCKASRKIGEYFGKELGQTCLTNIWIPDGYKDIPSDRMGPRKRLKDSLDEIFTQKIDKKYNLDCVESKVFGLGAEAYTVGSSEFYISYAARNNIMSLMDTGHYHPTEVVSDKLSAMLLFNDKVALHVSRPVRWDSDHVILFDDEIKELSKEIVRNDALGRVIIGLDFFDASINRIAAWTIGSRNMIKALLSAMLTPNEKLKELQDDGNFTERLALMEEFKTYPMGDIWNYYCEKNNVPVAEKWLDDVKDYEKTELSKRS; encoded by the coding sequence ATGAACATTAAAGAAAAATATGAGATGTCTAAAAAAGAATATGAAAAATGGGGACTAGATGTAGATAAGATATTAGAAGAACTGAGCAAGGTGAAAATATCAATTCATTGTTGGCAAGGAGATGATGTAACTGGTTTTGAAAAAACTCAGAATGCATTATCAGGTGGAATAGCTGCAACTGGTAATTATCCAGGAAAAGCTAAAAATGGAGAAGAATTAAGAAAAGATTTAGATAAAGCTCTAAGTTTAATTCCAGGAAAACATAAAGTTAATTTACATGCTATATATGCTGAAACTGATGGAGAAGTAGTTGAAAGAGACCAGTTAAAACCAGAGCATTTTAAAAAATGGGTAGATTGGGCAAAGAAAAACGGATTAGGTCTTGATTTTAATCCAACAATTTTTTCACATCCTAATGCTGCGGATGGATTAACTCTATCTAGTCCAGATAAAGAAATAAGAGACTTCTGGATAAGACATTGCAAGGCATCTAGAAAAATAGGAGAATATTTTGGTAAGGAGCTTGGACAAACTTGTTTAACAAATATTTGGATTCCAGATGGATACAAAGATATTCCAAGTGATAGAATGGGACCTAGAAAGAGACTTAAAGACTCTTTAGATGAGATATTTACACAAAAAATAGATAAAAAATACAATCTTGATTGCGTTGAATCAAAAGTATTTGGACTAGGAGCAGAGGCTTATACTGTAGGTTCAAGTGAATTTTATATAAGTTATGCAGCAAGAAACAATATAATGTCATTAATGGATACAGGACATTATCATCCAACAGAGGTTGTTTCAGATAAATTATCTGCAATGCTGTTATTTAATGATAAAGTAGCACTTCATGTAAGTAGACCAGTAAGATGGGATTCTGATCATGTTATACTATTTGATGATGAAATTAAAGAACTCTCTAAGGAAATTGTAAGAAATGATGCATTGGGTAGAGTTATTATTGGTCTTGATTTCTTTGATGCTAGTATAAATAGAATAGCAGCATGGACAATAGGATCGAGAAATATGATAAAGGCATTACTAAGTGCAATGCTCACACCTAATGAGAAATTAAAAGAATTACAAGATGATGGAAACTTTACTGAAAGATTAGCTTTAATGGAAGAGTTCAAAACTTATCCAATGGGTGATATTTGGAATTACTATTGTGAAAAGAATAATGTTCCAGTAGCAGAAAAATGGCTTGATGATGTTAAAGATTATGAAAAGACTGAATTAAGTAAAAGAAGTTAA
- the rhaB gene encoding rhamnulokinase, which yields MEYYLAIDIGASSGRHILGSVENGKLKLEEIYRFENGISKVSDEYCWDINKLFENIKIGIKKCVELGKTPKSVGIDTWAVDFVLLDKKDEIIGNAVSYRDDRTEGIMEEVFKIIPKDMMYLYTGIQFQRFNTIYQLLSIKKNKPEILEKAKTFLMIPDYLNFLLTGKKVNEYTNATTTQLVNSFDRTWDPKILDDLGIKKDIFQEIKLPKTKIGGLRRELALEFGFDMEVVLPATHDTGSAFISSVCNDSDSLYLSSGTWSLIGLENRFPLCVPQTMEYNFTNEGGIDYRFRFLKNIMGLWVIQEVSRNLENKYSFAKLVDLARAKSDFTSIVDVNDDRFLKPENMIKEIKDYCYETDQKVPGDVGEIAMCVYNSLAHCYQKAVENIEEIFEKKFKRINIFGGGCQNNFLNELVARVTGKEVLAGPVEATAIGNIVAQLLSYNIFKDLGEARGAIKESFNIITFKPDDV from the coding sequence GGAAGAGATTTATAGATTTGAAAATGGAATTAGTAAAGTTTCTGATGAATATTGTTGGGATATTAACAAGTTATTTGAAAACATAAAAATAGGAATTAAAAAATGTGTTGAACTTGGAAAAACTCCAAAGAGTGTTGGAATAGATACTTGGGCTGTAGATTTTGTGTTGCTTGATAAAAAGGATGAGATTATAGGAAATGCAGTATCGTATAGGGATGATAGAACTGAAGGTATTATGGAAGAAGTGTTTAAGATTATCCCAAAAGATATGATGTATTTATATACAGGCATTCAGTTTCAAAGGTTTAATACTATATATCAACTACTTTCAATAAAGAAAAATAAACCCGAAATTTTAGAGAAAGCAAAAACTTTCTTAATGATTCCAGATTATCTTAATTTCTTGCTTACTGGCAAAAAAGTTAATGAATATACTAATGCAACAACAACTCAATTAGTAAATTCTTTTGATAGGACATGGGATCCAAAGATCTTGGATGATTTAGGTATTAAGAAAGATATATTCCAGGAAATAAAATTACCTAAAACTAAAATTGGTGGGTTACGCAGAGAGTTAGCCCTCGAATTCGGATTTGATATGGAGGTTGTACTTCCTGCAACTCACGATACTGGTTCAGCATTTATATCATCAGTATGTAATGATAGTGATAGTCTATACTTAAGCTCGGGTACATGGTCATTAATTGGCCTTGAAAATAGATTTCCATTATGTGTACCACAAACTATGGAATACAATTTTACTAATGAAGGTGGTATAGATTACAGATTTAGATTTTTAAAAAATATTATGGGACTTTGGGTAATCCAAGAGGTTTCAAGGAATCTCGAAAATAAATATTCTTTTGCGAAGCTCGTAGATTTGGCAAGAGCAAAATCAGATTTTACATCAATAGTAGATGTTAATGATGATAGATTCTTAAAACCAGAAAATATGATAAAGGAAATAAAGGATTATTGCTATGAGACGGATCAAAAAGTTCCTGGCGATGTTGGTGAAATAGCAATGTGTGTGTATAATAGCTTAGCTCATTGTTATCAAAAGGCTGTAGAAAATATTGAAGAAATATTTGAGAAAAAATTCAAGAGAATAAATATTTTTGGTGGAGGATGTCAAAATAATTTCTTAAATGAGTTAGTTGCCAGGGTCACTGGGAAAGAAGTATTAGCTGGACCAGTTGAAGCAACTGCAATAGGAAATATTGTAGCTCAGCTCTTAAGTTATAACATTTTTAAAGATTTAGGAGAAGCAAGAGGAGCTATTAAAGAATCTTTTAATATTATTACATTTAAACCAGATGACGTTTAA